In Microcoleus sp. FACHB-831, the following proteins share a genomic window:
- a CDS encoding ATPase domain-containing protein, with protein sequence MYTDRLATGISGLDEVLYGGYIPGRAYLVRGGPGTGKTTLGWHFLFAGVAAGEAVLFITLGEPVTQLLQSARELGFDPTQVKFLDLSPSSDFFAEVQTYDIFTPAEVEREPTTQRIVEQVQMLKPQRIFIDAMTQFRYFATDAFQFRKQALSFLRFLVEQGATVLLTSENSPEAPDDDLQFMSDGVITLNFTAQARTLSISKFRGSDFRAESHSMRLTSTGVKIFPRLVPEIYTQPFTLENISSGIPELDELLHGGLERGTITIISGPSGVGKSTLGLQFMKEAAGRGERSVIYSFEEWQETLVRRAQAINIPVHAMLNLGTLSVVQVSPLHYTPDEFASLVRLEVEERQARIVMLDSVAGYRLSVRGEDLVSHIHALCKYLQSQGVAVLLINEVEAITGEFRATEVGISYLADNLMFLRYLEMKGELRRAIGVLKKRMTDFEKTLREFEISRYGIKVGKPLTNMRGVLRGVPELLDEE encoded by the coding sequence ATGTATACAGACCGTCTAGCGACCGGAATCTCAGGTCTCGATGAGGTTCTTTATGGTGGATATATCCCTGGCCGAGCCTATTTAGTGCGGGGTGGGCCAGGAACAGGCAAGACAACCCTGGGATGGCACTTCCTCTTTGCCGGAGTCGCGGCTGGGGAAGCAGTCCTGTTCATCACATTAGGAGAACCCGTTACACAGCTTCTACAGTCGGCACGCGAGCTAGGATTTGACCCAACGCAAGTCAAGTTTCTAGACCTTAGTCCCTCTTCTGACTTTTTTGCAGAAGTCCAGACCTATGACATCTTCACACCAGCGGAAGTTGAACGGGAACCGACGACTCAGCGGATTGTCGAGCAGGTACAAATGCTGAAACCGCAGCGAATTTTTATTGATGCGATGACCCAGTTTCGCTACTTTGCGACAGATGCGTTTCAGTTTCGCAAGCAAGCGTTGTCCTTTCTGCGGTTTTTAGTAGAGCAAGGAGCAACGGTTCTCTTAACCTCAGAAAATAGCCCAGAAGCACCTGATGACGATTTACAGTTCATGAGTGATGGCGTCATTACGCTCAATTTCACCGCACAAGCGCGGACGCTATCGATTTCTAAATTTCGGGGATCTGACTTTCGCGCGGAGTCTCATTCCATGCGCCTTACCAGCACTGGAGTGAAGATATTTCCCCGCTTAGTGCCAGAAATCTATACGCAGCCGTTTACGCTCGAAAACATTTCTTCTGGAATTCCAGAGCTTGATGAATTACTGCATGGCGGGTTGGAGCGCGGCACTATTACGATTATTAGTGGTCCAAGCGGGGTCGGCAAAAGCACCCTGGGACTCCAGTTTATGAAGGAAGCGGCGGGTCGAGGCGAACGTTCCGTGATTTACAGCTTTGAGGAGTGGCAAGAGACCCTAGTGCGGCGGGCACAAGCGATCAACATTCCCGTCCATGCCATGCTGAACCTGGGGACGTTATCGGTCGTGCAGGTGTCGCCTCTGCACTACACACCGGATGAGTTTGCCAGCCTGGTGCGGTTGGAAGTTGAAGAACGACAGGCGCGGATTGTGATGCTTGACAGCGTGGCAGGCTATCGACTGTCGGTGCGAGGCGAGGATCTGGTTAGCCACATCCATGCCCTATGCAAGTATTTGCAAAGCCAGGGAGTGGCAGTGCTGTTGATCAATGAGGTGGAGGCGATTACAGGGGAGTTTCGCGCTACAGAGGTTGGTATCAGCTATCTGGCAGACAATCTTATGTTTCTGCGCTACCTGGAGATGAAGGGGGAGTTGCGGCGGGCGATTGGGGTTTTGAAGAAGCGGATGACAGATTTTGAGAAAACCCTGCGGGAGTTTGAGATCAGTCGCTATGGGATCAAGGTCGGGAAGCCGTTAACAAATATGCGGGGAGTGCTGCGGGGAGTTCCGGAACTGCTGGACGAGGAGTAA
- a CDS encoding ATP-binding protein, whose protein sequence is MMTVDLFAGGGEMGALMRSHDWSQTPLGPVSQWPQSLKTSVSIILNSRHPMFVWWGSEYISLYNDAYCPILGASKHPQFLGQSAKDCWAEIWDAIGPLADSVRSTGQPTWSEDLLLLMNRNGYLEETYFTFSYSPVRDESGNVEGVFCACSETTKQIVGERRLQTLRDLASNSVEAKTVEEACRIATHTLAKNPYDVPFALLYLVDEDIGRQARLTGTAGIEIGAAKSLQQVDLTQAIDLWNLARVKSTLQAQLIEDLPTRFGALPGGAWPDSPNAALVMPIATGQKQQLAGALVLGISPRREFDDEYRGFFDLVASNVTTAIANADAYEAECKRAEALAELDRAKTTFFSNISHELRTPLTLMLGSLEETLLGNEPLSKNQRNQLQVSLRNSLRLLKLINTLLDFSRIEAGRIDAAYEPTDLSTFTCELASVFRSAIERTGMQLVVDCPPLPEPIYIDREMWEKIVLNLLSNAFKFTFEGEIRVSLRSYTDRVELDVRDTGIGIPESYLPHLFERFHRVPGARGRTYEGSGIGLSLVQELARLHGGTIAVTSLEGQGSCFTVSIPTGFLHLPQNQIASTRTLASTATGASPYIEEALCWLPEEAGEQGSKLDIFSCVPQPLHPSNPSARILFVDDNADMRDYVRRLLSHQYEVETVADGMTAAAIIRQQAPDLVLTDVMIPQLDGFGLLRELRTDPATRELPIILLSARAGEEARVEGLKAGADDYLIKPFSARELLARVEANLKLSRLRKEAVQQEQVLRQEAESVKARLESVLSSINNSFVVLDCDWRFVYANDRAAALSQVPKAALLGQRIWDVFPVIGGSLIETEFHRAVVEQRPIQFEYFFPPQNRWYEHYVYPIANGLSVFTADITQRKQAELALQESETRYRQLVELSPNGIFIQSEGRFVFANQAAVSLFGATEKEQLLGKRVVDMISPEYRSAVVERIEQLRNTQVIPLLEEKWLRLDGTVVDVEVAALPFTYQGKWAAQVIVRDISDRKRVEAEREQAQIALQQSEERARLAIQVGRLGTWRYNPKTDLVEMDKRMCEIWGEIDTVLPLPRVLERIHPNDRERVVNAISAALAPSSPGTYEIDYRIVWDDGTERWVLANGQVQFEGEGASRQAIGFIGTALDITERKQAEEALRESEELKQRILESSNDCIKVLTLDGQILYINTGGLSLLEIDDPTPLLNTDWLDFWHDEDLERAKTAIAAAKAGNIGQFQGYCYCQITKNEPKCWDSVITPIRDASGQVAQLVVISRDITQQKQAESEREQLLAREQAAREQAETANRIKDEFLAVLSHELRSPLNPILGWAKLLQSRTFDEQKTKQALATIERNAKLQTQLIEDLLDVSRILRGKLVLNTVPVNLTATIEAALETVRLAAEAKAIDLQFIILDFGLKDTNNPKSKIQNRVFQVLGDSTRLQQVIWNLVSNAIKFTPSGGAVEIRLEQIDTYAQIQVKDNGKGIEREFLPYVFEYFRQEDGTTTRKFGGLGLGLAIVRHLVELHGGNVWAESPGEGLGATFIVRLPLLPASTQTPPDYPQTTSMIHLMKLQILVVDDEPDIRDIVSFILEQAGAIVRVAASASEALNLIEQSLPDVLVCDVGMADMDGYMLMRLLRRQPPEKGGKIPAIALTAYAGESDRQLAIASGFQRHLTKPVEPDELLRAIKILLEEFVYQKK, encoded by the coding sequence ATGATGACAGTGGATCTGTTTGCAGGCGGTGGTGAGATGGGCGCATTAATGCGATCGCACGATTGGTCGCAAACGCCTTTAGGCCCCGTTTCCCAGTGGCCTCAGAGTTTAAAAACTTCTGTGAGTATTATTTTGAACTCTCGCCACCCCATGTTCGTCTGGTGGGGTTCTGAATATATCAGCCTCTATAACGATGCCTACTGTCCCATTCTCGGAGCCAGCAAGCATCCCCAGTTTTTAGGGCAGTCTGCCAAAGACTGTTGGGCGGAGATTTGGGATGCTATAGGCCCACTTGCTGATAGCGTCCGCAGTACAGGTCAACCCACTTGGTCTGAAGACTTGCTGTTGCTGATGAATCGTAATGGCTATCTAGAAGAAACCTACTTCACCTTCTCCTACAGCCCCGTGCGAGATGAGAGCGGCAACGTTGAGGGAGTCTTCTGTGCTTGCAGCGAAACAACAAAGCAAATTGTAGGTGAGCGTCGCCTCCAGACGTTGCGCGACCTGGCAAGCAATAGTGTAGAAGCAAAAACAGTTGAGGAAGCTTGCCGCATTGCCACTCACACCCTCGCCAAAAATCCTTACGATGTTCCGTTTGCCCTACTGTATTTAGTTGACGAGGACATTGGAAGACAAGCTCGCCTAACTGGAACAGCAGGCATTGAGATAGGAGCCGCCAAGAGTCTCCAACAAGTTGATTTAACTCAAGCAATCGATCTATGGAATCTGGCTAGAGTTAAATCAACACTTCAGGCGCAGCTAATTGAAGATTTGCCAACCCGATTTGGAGCGTTACCGGGAGGCGCTTGGCCAGATTCTCCCAATGCTGCTTTAGTGATGCCAATTGCTACTGGGCAAAAGCAACAGTTAGCAGGAGCTTTGGTGCTTGGCATTAGTCCTCGACGAGAATTTGATGATGAATATCGCGGCTTTTTTGATTTGGTTGCGAGTAACGTAACGACAGCGATCGCCAATGCTGATGCCTATGAAGCCGAATGCAAACGGGCAGAAGCACTGGCTGAGTTAGATCGCGCGAAAACCACCTTTTTCAGCAACATCAGCCATGAATTGCGGACTCCCTTAACGCTGATGCTTGGCTCTTTAGAAGAAACATTGCTAGGGAACGAGCCACTCTCAAAGAACCAACGCAACCAACTACAAGTCAGCTTACGCAACAGCCTGCGATTGTTGAAGTTAATCAATACACTCCTGGATTTCTCGCGCATAGAAGCGGGTAGGATTGACGCAGCCTATGAACCCACAGATCTATCCACCTTCACCTGCGAACTTGCCAGCGTATTTCGTTCTGCCATCGAACGCACAGGTATGCAACTGGTGGTAGACTGTCCTCCTCTCCCGGAGCCGATTTACATCGATCGCGAAATGTGGGAGAAAATTGTTCTCAATCTGCTGTCTAATGCATTCAAATTCACCTTCGAGGGCGAAATTCGGGTGAGCTTGCGCTCTTACACGGATCGTGTAGAACTGGATGTGCGCGATACGGGTATTGGCATTCCAGAAAGCTATTTACCTCATTTGTTTGAGCGGTTTCATCGCGTACCCGGAGCCAGAGGAAGAACCTACGAAGGGTCGGGAATCGGCTTATCTCTCGTGCAAGAGTTAGCGCGGTTGCATGGTGGAACAATTGCCGTTACCAGCTTGGAAGGGCAAGGTAGCTGTTTCACAGTGTCAATTCCTACAGGCTTTCTTCATCTTCCCCAAAACCAAATTGCCTCAACTCGAACGCTCGCTTCAACTGCAACAGGTGCATCTCCTTACATTGAGGAAGCATTATGCTGGCTACCAGAGGAGGCAGGGGAGCAAGGCAGCAAGCTAGACATCTTCTCCTGTGTTCCTCAGCCCCTCCACCCCTCAAATCCTTCTGCACGAATCCTCTTTGTCGATGACAACGCTGATATGCGTGACTATGTGAGGCGGTTATTGAGTCACCAATATGAAGTAGAAACCGTAGCGGATGGAATGACGGCTGCGGCAATTATTCGGCAACAGGCTCCCGATCTGGTGCTGACAGATGTTATGATTCCTCAACTCGATGGGTTTGGGTTGCTCAGAGAACTGCGGACTGACCCAGCGACAAGAGAACTTCCGATTATTTTGCTGTCTGCCCGTGCTGGAGAAGAGGCGCGGGTGGAAGGGCTGAAAGCGGGAGCTGATGATTATTTGATCAAACCGTTTTCCGCACGGGAATTGCTAGCGCGAGTCGAAGCCAATCTCAAACTGTCACGCCTGCGGAAAGAAGCCGTGCAACAAGAACAAGTACTGCGGCAGGAAGCAGAATCGGTTAAAGCCCGGCTGGAATCAGTTTTATCCAGTATCAACAACTCTTTTGTGGTGTTGGATTGCGATTGGCGTTTTGTATATGCCAACGATCGCGCGGCTGCATTAAGTCAAGTGCCCAAAGCCGCGTTGCTAGGTCAGCGAATTTGGGATGTGTTTCCTGTGATAGGCGGCAGTTTAATCGAAACCGAGTTTCATCGAGCCGTTGTAGAGCAAAGGCCAATTCAGTTTGAATACTTTTTTCCTCCCCAAAATCGGTGGTACGAACACTACGTCTATCCAATAGCAAATGGGCTATCAGTATTTACAGCCGATATCACGCAGCGCAAACAAGCTGAATTAGCCCTACAAGAGAGCGAAACCCGTTATCGTCAACTGGTAGAACTTTCTCCTAATGGAATTTTTATTCAAAGCGAGGGTAGGTTTGTATTTGCAAACCAAGCGGCTGTCAGTCTCTTTGGCGCAACCGAAAAAGAGCAGTTGTTGGGTAAGCGAGTGGTTGACATGATTAGCCCAGAATATCGAAGTGCTGTGGTGGAGCGGATAGAGCAACTTAGAAACACCCAGGTTATACCGTTGCTTGAAGAGAAATGGCTGCGTCTGGATGGTACCGTTGTTGATGTTGAGGTGGCTGCGCTTCCCTTTACTTACCAGGGTAAATGGGCTGCCCAAGTCATCGTTCGAGACATTAGCGATCGCAAGCGCGTTGAAGCCGAACGCGAACAGGCACAAATTGCACTGCAACAAAGTGAGGAGCGTGCGCGGCTCGCCATCCAGGTAGGTCGGCTTGGAACTTGGCGCTATAACCCTAAGACAGACCTCGTTGAAATGGACAAGCGAATGTGCGAGATCTGGGGCGAGATAGATACTGTTCTTCCCCTACCAAGGGTATTAGAACGCATCCACCCTAACGATCGAGAACGTGTAGTTAATGCCATCAGCGCTGCACTCGCTCCCAGTTCGCCAGGGACTTACGAGATTGACTACCGTATTGTGTGGGATGACGGAACTGAGCGATGGGTGTTAGCTAATGGGCAGGTGCAATTCGAGGGCGAAGGGGCGTCCCGCCAAGCTATTGGGTTCATCGGAACCGCGCTCGACATTACCGAGCGCAAACAAGCCGAAGAAGCCCTACGAGAAAGTGAAGAGCTAAAGCAACGCATTCTGGAGAGCAGTAACGACTGCATCAAAGTCTTAACTTTAGACGGACAAATCCTCTACATCAATACAGGCGGGCTGTCCCTGTTGGAGATTGACGATCCTACGCCTCTGCTGAATACCGACTGGCTTGATTTTTGGCACGACGAAGACTTGGAGCGTGCAAAGACGGCGATCGCAGCCGCCAAAGCAGGTAACATCGGTCAATTTCAAGGCTACTGCTACTGCCAGATTACCAAGAACGAGCCTAAATGCTGGGATAGCGTCATTACCCCGATTCGAGATGCATCAGGACAAGTTGCACAATTGGTCGTCATCTCGCGAGATATAACACAGCAAAAGCAAGCTGAATCCGAACGAGAACAATTGCTTGCCCGCGAACAAGCTGCCCGCGAACAAGCTGAAACCGCAAACCGTATCAAAGATGAATTTTTGGCAGTATTGTCCCATGAGCTGCGATCGCCCCTAAACCCAATTCTTGGCTGGGCAAAACTGTTACAATCTCGTACCTTTGATGAACAAAAGACAAAGCAGGCGCTAGCAACCATTGAAAGGAATGCCAAGCTACAAACTCAACTAATTGAAGACTTGCTCGATGTCTCTCGAATTTTACGCGGCAAGCTGGTTTTGAACACGGTACCAGTCAACCTTACAGCTACCATTGAAGCGGCGTTAGAAACCGTTAGGCTGGCAGCAGAAGCAAAAGCAATTGATTTGCAATTTATTATTTTAGATTTTGGATTGAAAGACACTAATAACCCCAAATCCAAAATTCAAAATCGAGTATTTCAAGTTTTGGGAGACTCTACCCGCCTGCAACAGGTGATTTGGAACTTGGTTTCCAATGCTATTAAATTTACGCCTTCTGGAGGAGCTGTAGAAATTCGCTTAGAGCAAATAGATACTTACGCTCAAATTCAAGTCAAGGATAATGGTAAAGGGATCGAGCGAGAGTTTTTACCCTATGTGTTTGAATACTTCCGGCAGGAAGATGGCACAACCACTCGCAAGTTTGGTGGATTGGGGTTGGGGTTGGCAATTGTCCGTCATCTAGTTGAATTACATGGCGGAAATGTCTGGGCAGAAAGTCCAGGTGAAGGCTTAGGAGCTACTTTTATTGTCAGGTTGCCATTGCTGCCAGCTTCAACCCAAACACCCCCTGACTATCCCCAGACGACTTCGATGATTCATCTCATGAAATTACAAATTTTGGTTGTGGACGATGAACCAGATATTCGAGATATTGTTTCATTTATTTTGGAGCAAGCTGGTGCAATAGTGAGAGTTGCTGCCTCTGCATCAGAAGCCCTTAACTTGATAGAACAATCCTTGCCAGATGTATTAGTCTGCGATGTCGGGATGGCTGATATGGATGGTTATATGCTGATGCGCCTGCTGAGAAGGCAACCCCCTGAAAAGGGTGGAAAAATTCCGGCGATCGCGCTAACGGCTTATGCTGGAGAGAGCGATCGCCAGTTGGCGATCGCTTCTGGGTTCCAACGTCATCTTACCAAACCTGTGGAACCTGATGAATTATTAAGAGCCATAAAAATCTTACTTGAAGAGTTTGTCTATCAAAAAAAATGA
- a CDS encoding DUF6717 family protein: MFDTKIVIFPYRHEDYWVFDYETIGLIKEPFVSGMPAIIDALAGDIPNADKGFKLLFSLVPFSEYQAELIWVKEQYGGNWYSWGDKNLEGWLSPPLFKYFSVAPQKIYCKAEPMSNAMMVIFPYRCEHTWVFDDERVGLVREPFVSGIPQMIDILVEDIPNAEKGFKLLFSGNPFPGYQAELIWQRNEYGGNWYNWEQKNMEGWLCPALFKYFGEAPTKLYCKAEKLR; the protein is encoded by the coding sequence ATGTTCGACACAAAGATAGTAATTTTTCCTTATCGGCATGAAGATTATTGGGTATTTGACTATGAGACTATTGGGCTTATCAAAGAACCCTTTGTCAGCGGTATGCCTGCAATAATTGATGCTCTCGCTGGGGATATTCCCAATGCCGATAAAGGGTTTAAACTGTTGTTTTCCCTAGTGCCTTTTTCAGAGTATCAAGCAGAATTAATTTGGGTGAAAGAACAGTATGGCGGTAACTGGTATAGCTGGGGAGATAAAAATTTAGAAGGGTGGCTAAGTCCACCATTGTTCAAGTATTTTAGTGTAGCGCCACAAAAAATTTACTGTAAGGCTGAACCGATGTCTAACGCAATGATGGTTATTTTCCCCTATCGGTGCGAGCATACCTGGGTGTTTGACGATGAACGAGTCGGACTTGTACGGGAGCCATTTGTTAGCGGTATACCGCAGATGATTGATATTCTCGTTGAGGATATCCCGAATGCCGAAAAAGGTTTCAAGCTTTTGTTTTCTGGAAACCCTTTTCCAGGATATCAAGCAGAACTTATTTGGCAAAGAAACGAGTACGGCGGAAACTGGTATAACTGGGAGCAAAAAAATATGGAGGGTTGGCTCTGTCCTGCCTTATTTAAATACTTCGGTGAAGCGCCAACAAAGCTATACTGCAAGGCAGAAAAACTCCGTTAA
- the egtC gene encoding ergothioneine biosynthesis protein EgtC: MCRLLGYLGKPLSLDRLLFKPEHSLIVQSYEPREMTSGVVNADGYGIGWYHSTRETDPFVYKNLLPIWGDVNLPALSRYIESGCITANIRSATTGQSVDLSNCQPFSRKSLLFTHNGAIKNFRQSLYRPIRNLLSDEAYQAIDGSTDSEHLFAMMINELVANPNISLEKALYTTLTTLAELAKTHQVEVSANIIVSDGDRMVASRFAQGVATPSLYWLRDDPLFPEAVVIASEPLFTSNWNKLPERSIISVGEDLDVQIAQF, from the coding sequence ATGTGCCGATTACTAGGCTATCTCGGAAAACCACTTTCACTGGATCGTCTGCTGTTCAAACCAGAACACTCGCTGATTGTCCAAAGCTACGAACCCCGCGAGATGACCTCCGGCGTGGTCAATGCTGATGGCTACGGCATCGGCTGGTATCACTCTACGCGAGAAACTGACCCCTTCGTATACAAAAACCTGCTGCCCATTTGGGGTGATGTTAACCTGCCCGCCCTCAGCCGTTACATCGAGTCAGGGTGCATAACTGCTAACATTCGCAGCGCTACCACTGGTCAATCTGTCGATTTGAGTAATTGCCAGCCCTTTAGTCGCAAGAGTCTGTTATTCACTCACAACGGCGCCATCAAAAACTTCCGGCAATCTTTATATCGACCAATCCGCAACTTACTAAGTGATGAGGCTTACCAAGCAATAGACGGCTCTACCGATTCCGAACACCTCTTCGCGATGATGATTAACGAATTGGTAGCTAACCCAAATATTAGTCTAGAAAAAGCCTTGTACACCACGTTAACTACCCTAGCTGAGTTAGCCAAAACTCATCAAGTGGAAGTTTCTGCAAACATAATTGTCAGCGATGGCGATCGCATGGTCGCTTCTCGTTTTGCCCAAGGTGTCGCCACTCCCTCTCTCTATTGGCTGCGGGACGATCCATTATTCCCAGAGGCAGTAGTTATTGCCTCCGAACCGTTATTTACTAGCAATTGGAATAAATTACCCGAACGAAGCATTATTAGTGTGGGGGAAGACCTTGACGTTCAAATCGCTCAATTCTAA
- a CDS encoding nucleotidyltransferase domain-containing protein, with translation MDNKQQLTNVISNQPYPLLFATISGAHLYGFPSPDSDYDLRGAHILPVSEVLGLDPGRETIEISQFQDGLEIDLVTHDIKKFFSLLLKKNGYVLEQLYSPLILHTNPAHEELKVTAKNCITRHHVHHYLGFAQTQWRLFDKERRIKPLLYIYRVLLTGIHLMRTGEVEANLVHLNEAFKLQYIPDLIARKLSGAEKAILDDVDIEFHQQQFQHLCGELEAASKASSLPETTSAKEALNDLLVRSRLAHFAQK, from the coding sequence ATGGACAATAAACAGCAGCTAACAAATGTAATTTCTAATCAGCCTTATCCGCTTTTGTTCGCAACAATAAGCGGAGCGCATCTGTATGGCTTTCCATCGCCAGATTCCGATTATGACTTGCGGGGAGCGCACATTTTGCCAGTATCGGAAGTTCTTGGACTAGATCCTGGGCGAGAGACTATCGAAATATCGCAATTCCAAGATGGGCTGGAAATCGATCTGGTAACTCACGATATCAAGAAGTTCTTTTCCCTACTACTCAAAAAGAACGGCTATGTCTTAGAGCAACTTTATTCACCCTTAATTCTTCATACGAATCCAGCTCATGAAGAATTAAAAGTTACTGCCAAAAACTGCATTACGCGCCATCACGTTCACCATTACCTCGGATTTGCCCAAACGCAATGGCGGCTCTTCGATAAAGAACGAAGAATTAAGCCATTGTTATATATATACAGGGTGCTATTAACCGGAATTCATTTAATGCGAACGGGGGAAGTGGAAGCTAATCTAGTGCATCTAAACGAAGCCTTCAAATTGCAATACATACCCGATCTAATTGCTAGGAAGTTGTCAGGTGCAGAAAAAGCTATTTTAGATGATGTTGATATAGAGTTTCATCAGCAGCAATTTCAGCATTTGTGCGGCGAATTGGAGGCGGCGAGTAAGGCTAGTAGTTTACCTGAAACGACTTCTGCTAAAGAGGCGCTGAATGACTTGCTGGTGCGATCGCGTCTAGCACATTTTGCCCAGAAATAA
- a CDS encoding ATP-binding protein gives MNRILLFLENSENRRLLEEFLSFRYEVRVGNSLLQTKQAVPMLDEPFDLCILDGVALNHLWEWARAKKEMEQPVFLPFLLVTPQSQVKLLTRQLWQSVDDLISKPIEKLELQARVEMLLRSRQLSLQLKASNQQLQDEIAQRDRAEAEREMAIAALQDNELRFRRLTESNVIGMIVADLKGNIVDANQAFLNMVGYTSEELQMGTIQWQAMTPPEYQALDLQGIEKLRSTGLLTPFEKEYIHKDGNRVPVEVGGALLDAVEQTAVCFVLDISDRKRAEAETQRALAREREINELKSRFVYMVSHEFRNPLNIISGFVRLLERQGNRLEPERQADFYQRIKSAIDRMTTLLDDVLLIGETETNRLSFQPAPLEVISFCQSLVEDLKIANDEVEIGFIYTVESLNANLDSALLRNILGNLLSNAIKYSSAGSPVQLYLSCEADVLTFKVQDTGIGIPPEAQTRLFDAFYRANNVDSRAGTGLGLAIVKQSVDLHGGTISIESEVNVGTTFIVTLPLSKHLHQN, from the coding sequence ATGAACCGGATTCTACTATTTCTAGAAAACAGCGAGAATCGTCGGTTACTGGAAGAATTTCTGAGCTTCCGCTATGAGGTGCGTGTAGGAAACTCTTTATTGCAAACAAAACAGGCGGTTCCTATGCTGGATGAGCCGTTCGATCTGTGTATTTTGGATGGAGTGGCCTTGAATCATCTGTGGGAGTGGGCACGCGCCAAAAAAGAAATGGAGCAGCCTGTATTTCTGCCGTTTCTGTTAGTAACTCCGCAATCTCAGGTGAAGTTGCTGACCCGTCAGCTTTGGCAGAGTGTGGATGATTTGATTAGCAAGCCGATCGAAAAGTTGGAATTACAGGCGCGAGTAGAAATGCTGCTGCGATCGCGGCAACTGTCGCTACAACTGAAGGCAAGCAATCAACAGCTTCAAGATGAGATTGCTCAGCGCGATCGCGCTGAAGCCGAGCGTGAAATGGCGATCGCTGCTTTGCAAGACAACGAACTTCGCTTCCGGCGGCTGACTGAATCTAATGTAATTGGCATGATTGTGGCTGATTTAAAGGGCAATATTGTTGATGCCAATCAGGCGTTTCTCAATATGGTGGGCTATACATCTGAAGAGTTGCAGATGGGGACAATTCAGTGGCAAGCGATGACACCACCTGAGTATCAGGCGTTAGATCTACAAGGAATTGAGAAACTGCGCTCGACTGGCTTGCTCACGCCGTTTGAAAAAGAATATATTCACAAAGATGGCAACCGCGTCCCTGTAGAGGTCGGTGGTGCGTTGCTTGATGCGGTCGAGCAAACTGCTGTATGTTTCGTGTTGGATATTAGCGATCGCAAACGAGCTGAAGCAGAAACCCAACGCGCACTTGCACGAGAACGAGAAATCAACGAGCTGAAGTCTCGCTTTGTCTACATGGTTTCGCACGAATTCCGCAACCCGTTGAATATCATTTCTGGTTTTGTGCGTCTCCTCGAACGCCAGGGAAATCGGCTTGAGCCAGAGCGTCAGGCAGACTTTTACCAGCGCATCAAGTCCGCCATTGACAGAATGACTACCCTGCTAGACGATGTATTGCTAATTGGCGAAACAGAAACGAATCGTTTGTCATTTCAGCCTGCACCGCTAGAAGTCATATCCTTTTGCCAGTCTTTAGTTGAAGACCTTAAAATCGCTAACGACGAGGTTGAGATCGGCTTTATCTATACAGTCGAAAGCTTGAACGCTAATCTCGACAGCGCCCTACTGCGTAACATTCTCGGAAATTTGCTCTCGAACGCTATTAAGTATTCAAGTGCAGGTAGCCCAGTGCAACTTTATTTATCGTGCGAGGCTGATGTCCTCACTTTTAAAGTGCAGGATACCGGAATTGGCATTCCCCCAGAGGCACAGACACGATTGTTTGATGCCTTTTATCGAGCAAACAATGTGGACAGCAGAGCAGGTACTGGGTTAGGTTTGGCGATCGTCAAGCAGTCTGTAGATCTGCATGGTGGCACGATTTCAATTGAGAGCGAAGTTAATGTTGGCACAACCTTTATTGTCACTCTTCCCCTCAGCAAGCATCTGCACCAAAATTAA